In Lacrimispora indolis DSM 755, a genomic segment contains:
- a CDS encoding ATP-binding cassette domain-containing protein, translated as MMLKINQLSVKEKSGRLLLDQVSMEIPSATITGLTGHSGSGKTTLLRTVFGMLHGNCQISNGQILLDDGDLSLLSRKQHRDLRGKKIGFIPQTPMTAFDSRLKIGYQIQETFQKRLHMNRWAAADLARKKLALVNLKDTERVLNAYPSELSGGMLQRVAAAILLGMSPDYILADEPTGALDEENRDLLLEVMRVQMKDKGILLVSHDVEALSRLCSRVYVMGGGKVMEQGRMEQLLSVPKTGWMKEFSSLSSRESQGEWKWEKS; from the coding sequence ATGATGCTTAAAATCAACCAGTTAAGTGTAAAGGAAAAGTCAGGCCGCCTTCTTCTGGATCAGGTGTCCATGGAAATACCTTCCGCCACAATTACCGGGCTGACAGGCCATAGCGGTTCAGGAAAGACCACATTGCTGCGGACCGTATTTGGGATGCTTCATGGAAATTGCCAGATCAGCAACGGGCAGATCCTTTTAGATGATGGGGATTTATCCCTCCTTTCCCGTAAACAGCATCGTGATCTGCGGGGGAAAAAAATTGGCTTTATACCACAGACCCCCATGACCGCATTTGACAGCCGTCTGAAAATCGGATATCAAATACAGGAGACCTTTCAGAAACGGCTGCACATGAACAGATGGGCAGCGGCTGATCTTGCAAGGAAAAAGCTGGCCTTGGTGAACTTAAAAGACACAGAACGGGTTTTGAACGCCTATCCGTCAGAGCTTTCAGGAGGAATGCTTCAAAGAGTGGCCGCCGCCATTCTGCTTGGAATGTCACCGGACTATATTCTCGCAGACGAACCCACTGGGGCTCTTGATGAAGAAAACAGGGATCTGCTGCTGGAGGTGATGAGAGTACAGATGAAGGATAAGGGGATCCTGCTTGTGTCCCATGATGTGGAGGCCCTTTCCAGGCTTTGCAGCAGGGTATATGTGATGGGGGGCGGAAAAGTAATGGAACAGGGCAGAATGGAGCAATTATTATCAGTGCCAAAGACAGGCTGGATGAAGGAGTTTTCCAGTCTGAGTTCAAGGGAAAGCCAGGGGGAATGGAAATGGGAGAAATCGTAA
- a CDS encoding ATP-binding cassette domain-containing protein, with protein sequence MGEIVIQNVSQIYHSKTQGDFHALSNIDLRLKKGENLAIEGESGSGKSTLARLLVGLEKPSAGRILIDGENILNWNYGEWKRHRKKIQAVFQDSSGTLNPARSAFSNVEEGLINLTDYNRKERKQRIYDLMAAVHMDHKLLHTPVRRLSGGEQRRLSLLRAIAVEPDYLIMDEVTSGLDLISADAVLTLVENSAKLHLCSCIFITHSRKDAMRISDRIVIMGEGRIVEQGHLIKHISKQKGLG encoded by the coding sequence ATGGGAGAAATCGTAATACAAAATGTCAGCCAGATTTATCACAGCAAAACCCAGGGAGACTTCCATGCCCTGTCAAATATTGACCTGCGGCTTAAAAAAGGTGAAAATCTGGCTATAGAAGGAGAAAGCGGTTCCGGTAAAAGCACCCTGGCAAGGCTGCTGGTGGGCCTGGAAAAGCCATCTGCCGGCAGGATCCTGATAGACGGAGAAAATATTTTAAATTGGAATTACGGGGAATGGAAAAGGCACCGCAAAAAGATACAGGCAGTATTCCAGGATTCCTCCGGCACCTTGAATCCGGCAAGATCAGCATTTTCCAATGTTGAGGAGGGGTTGATTAATTTGACTGACTATAACCGGAAAGAGCGGAAGCAGCGGATCTATGATCTGATGGCAGCGGTTCATATGGATCACAAACTGCTTCACACTCCTGTGCGCCGGCTTTCAGGGGGAGAACAGCGCCGCCTGTCACTGCTTCGCGCCATTGCTGTTGAGCCTGATTATTTAATCATGGACGAGGTGACAAGCGGTCTTGACCTGATTTCAGCCGATGCCGTGCTTACCTTAGTGGAAAACTCTGCAAAGCTGCACCTCTGTTCCTGCATTTTCATTACTCACAGCCGGAAAGATGCTATGAGGATTTCTGACAGAATCGTGATTATGGGGGAGGGAAGGATTGTAGAACAGGGTCATCTGATTAAACATATTTCAAAGCAGAAAGGATTAGGATAA
- a CDS encoding nickel ABC transporter substrate-binding protein, with translation MINTCKKILKTALGGAILALCLGGCGQHANALDKGSESGSKILTICTAKELDSLTTLTMNKENNIACGLVYETLAEYENGEIVPGLAEEWSWDETNTVLTFKLRRGVAFTDGTAFHAESVKAILEFNKSNTNFSGIKGIYNIQSVEVVDEYTVAVHYEAPCFSYINDFCFQNVAGMMSPKVFEAGNFQTFQDVVGTGPYVRAEMISGDCTRFVRNENYWGEAPFYDEIVVKYIPEASSRLQALQTGEVDLIYGADLITYDDYNQAMTLDGISGEINEGSTLTRNLVLNASGPMLSDKRVREAIAYGVNKQEITQGLTYGYETPAAALFSKGAPYTDIEYNIARETDLEKANALLDEAGWMRNESTGFREKDGETLRLRYTYWTDLSLAQEMALAIKTQLAKVGINVETTGQDQMTWWTEGVAGNYDITTWNTEGSYTEPHKYLQESLGADPHAVSLQALDSFEEYSAAVNQFSTTAEPDAVQEAIRTALNISNDNVIDLPISYSKELVVYRTAKIAGYTFSSVPQFFDVSNVKPVQ, from the coding sequence ATGATAAATACCTGTAAAAAAATTTTAAAAACAGCTCTTGGCGGCGCTATTCTGGCACTTTGCCTGGGGGGCTGCGGCCAACATGCCAATGCTCTTGACAAAGGTTCTGAATCCGGCAGCAAGATACTTACGATCTGCACTGCAAAAGAACTGGACAGCCTGACTACTCTGACCATGAACAAGGAGAATAACATCGCCTGCGGACTTGTATATGAAACCCTGGCAGAGTATGAGAACGGAGAGATCGTTCCTGGACTGGCTGAGGAATGGAGCTGGGATGAGACCAACACGGTCCTCACCTTTAAGCTGCGCAGGGGCGTTGCCTTTACGGATGGAACCGCTTTTCATGCTGAAAGTGTAAAGGCGATTCTGGAATTCAATAAGTCTAATACCAATTTCAGCGGCATCAAGGGCATCTATAATATTCAAAGCGTGGAAGTAGTTGATGAATATACCGTTGCAGTTCATTATGAAGCTCCCTGCTTTTCCTACATCAACGATTTCTGCTTCCAGAATGTTGCAGGCATGATGTCTCCCAAGGTCTTTGAAGCAGGCAACTTCCAGACCTTTCAGGATGTGGTGGGGACAGGCCCTTATGTGCGGGCTGAGATGATTTCCGGCGACTGCACCCGTTTTGTAAGGAATGAGAATTATTGGGGAGAAGCTCCGTTTTATGATGAGATTGTTGTCAAATATATCCCGGAGGCCTCTTCCCGTCTCCAGGCCCTGCAAACAGGCGAAGTGGACTTAATCTATGGTGCGGATCTGATTACTTATGATGATTATAATCAGGCAATGACTCTGGATGGGATTTCCGGTGAGATCAATGAAGGCAGTACCTTAACCCGGAATCTGGTGCTGAACGCCTCCGGCCCCATGCTCAGCGATAAGAGGGTCCGGGAAGCGATCGCCTATGGGGTGAACAAGCAGGAGATCACCCAGGGACTTACCTATGGCTATGAAACTCCGGCAGCAGCTTTATTCAGCAAAGGCGCGCCTTATACTGACATTGAATATAACATTGCAAGAGAAACTGATTTGGAAAAGGCCAATGCCTTGCTGGATGAAGCGGGCTGGATGAGGAATGAGAGTACCGGCTTCAGGGAAAAGGACGGGGAAACCCTGAGACTTCGCTATACCTATTGGACAGATCTATCCCTTGCACAGGAAATGGCTCTGGCCATAAAGACTCAGCTGGCTAAAGTCGGCATTAATGTGGAAACTACCGGCCAGGATCAGATGACATGGTGGACAGAAGGCGTTGCCGGAAACTATGATATTACCACCTGGAATACGGAAGGCTCCTACACGGAACCTCACAAATACCTTCAGGAATCCCTTGGCGCGGATCCTCATGCCGTTTCTTTGCAGGCATTGGACAGCTTTGAAGAATATTCCGCGGCAGTCAATCAGTTCTCCACAACCGCGGAACCGGATGCAGTACAGGAAGCAATCAGGACGGCTCTGAACATTTCCAACGACAATGTGATTGATCTGCCTATTTCCTATTCAAAGGAGCTGGTAGTGTACCGCACTGCCAAAATCGCAGGATATACTTTTTCCAGTGTTCCCCAGTTCTTTGATGTGAGCAATGTAAAGCCTGTTCAGTAG
- a CDS encoding ABC transporter ATP-binding protein encodes MDKKQNPMSRLMELAAPCKNKYVLSVILAILGVFTGLAPFFAVSKIVVLLMKGETSVSAYMEWCGAAGAGFLAKVCFSNLSTFVSHTATFETLAQIRLQLADKLTRVPMGYMINTPSGQLKNILVDRVEGMETTLAHLIPELTANLCIPVCIFVYLLFQDWRMALASLVTLPAGMVCYKMMAKGYEEKFRGLMMRARKMANTVVEYIGGIEVIKAFHQSAASYEKYSDAVEDHASYAVNWMKSVQLYKSMLFTIWPSVLISVLPVGCILYRNGDLSVSVFVTCIVLSLGIITPVLNAMNFTDSIAQMKSVVGEICSVLDEKELERPTQPVLIHSSNISMENVCFSYEEGTPLIKEVNLSIPERTVTAFVGPSGGGKSTLTKLISGFWDVTGGSVTIDGMDIRKIPLEQLMDQIAYISQDNYLFDETVLENIRLGRPSSTDEEVYQAARDCGCYDFILKLENGFQTVAGGAGGHLSGGERQRIAIARAVLKDAPIVILDEATAYIDAENEALIQESMAKVIAGKTVLMIAHRLSTITDADKIVVVKNGQIEGEGTHEELLHSCPLYQGMWKAHMDTKDAA; translated from the coding sequence ATGGATAAAAAACAAAATCCAATGTCCAGGCTGATGGAACTTGCAGCTCCCTGCAAGAATAAATATGTTCTTTCAGTCATTTTAGCGATCCTGGGTGTTTTTACAGGACTCGCACCGTTTTTTGCTGTTTCAAAAATCGTGGTGCTGTTGATGAAGGGTGAAACTTCCGTTTCTGCCTATATGGAGTGGTGCGGGGCTGCCGGTGCCGGTTTTCTGGCAAAGGTCTGCTTTTCCAATCTTTCCACCTTTGTATCCCATACCGCGACCTTTGAAACCCTGGCCCAAATCCGCCTTCAGCTGGCGGACAAGCTTACCAGGGTTCCCATGGGATATATGATCAACACTCCTTCCGGGCAGCTGAAAAACATTTTGGTTGACAGGGTGGAGGGGATGGAAACCACCCTTGCTCATCTGATTCCGGAGTTGACGGCAAACCTTTGTATTCCTGTATGTATTTTTGTTTATTTACTGTTCCAAGACTGGAGAATGGCCCTCGCTTCCCTGGTGACACTGCCCGCAGGCATGGTCTGTTACAAAATGATGGCAAAGGGCTATGAAGAAAAATTCCGGGGACTTATGATGCGTGCCCGGAAAATGGCCAATACAGTGGTGGAATATATCGGAGGAATCGAGGTCATCAAAGCCTTTCATCAGTCCGCAGCTTCCTATGAGAAATATTCGGATGCAGTGGAGGATCATGCCTCTTATGCAGTGAACTGGATGAAAAGCGTTCAGCTTTATAAATCCATGCTGTTTACCATATGGCCCAGCGTATTGATCAGCGTTCTTCCCGTCGGCTGCATTCTGTACCGCAATGGAGATTTAAGCGTTTCGGTTTTTGTCACCTGCATTGTTTTATCCCTGGGTATTATTACCCCTGTTCTCAATGCAATGAATTTTACCGACAGCATAGCCCAGATGAAATCCGTTGTAGGCGAAATCTGCTCTGTTCTGGATGAAAAAGAGCTGGAACGGCCCACACAGCCTGTTTTGATCCATTCGTCCAATATCTCAATGGAAAATGTCTGCTTTTCCTATGAAGAAGGAACTCCGCTGATCAAAGAGGTGAACTTGTCCATTCCGGAAAGAACCGTCACGGCATTTGTAGGACCCAGCGGAGGCGGAAAATCCACCCTTACAAAGCTGATTTCCGGTTTCTGGGATGTGACCGGAGGATCGGTTACGATTGATGGCATGGACATCCGGAAAATCCCTCTGGAGCAGTTGATGGATCAGATCGCTTATATTTCGCAGGATAACTACTTATTTGATGAAACGGTTCTTGAGAATATCCGCCTGGGCAGACCTTCTTCGACAGATGAAGAGGTTTACCAGGCGGCAAGGGATTGCGGCTGTTATGATTTTATTCTGAAGTTGGAAAACGGATTTCAGACCGTTGCAGGCGGTGCCGGAGGGCATTTATCCGGTGGTGAGCGTCAGAGAATTGCCATTGCTAGGGCTGTCTTAAAGGATGCCCCTATCGTTATTCTGGATGAAGCCACTGCCTATATTGATGCCGAGAATGAGGCATTGATCCAGGAGTCCATGGCAAAGGTGATTGCCGGGAAAACAGTTCTGATGATCGCGCACCGGCTTTCTACCATCACCGATGCGGATAAAATCGTTGTGGTGAAGAACGGACAAATTGAAGGGGAAGGCACTCATGAGGAGCTGCTTCATTCCTGTCCCTTGTATCAGGGGATGTGGAAGGCCCACATGGATACTAAGGATGCTGCGTGA
- a CDS encoding ABC transporter ATP-binding protein → MISTLRKIYGFSGKMQGTMKTAILFSVLHSIFDMMAFAALALVFSGMINGFETAGIWQIFGIVFAGMILKIFCSYITDFYKVKISYFMCGEKRIHIGGRIKYMPMGYFNDHNLGNLTSVVTTTMGDIENNASMVLTNILGGYIHGAVITVVMLCIDWRIGLTILCGIILFTWCISSLQRKSEKIFPERQAAQETLVSNVLEYVQGMLMVKSFNLGKDSNSRMRQAIEESKNKNLKLEHLFVPYTVLQQVILYGTSVAVMGEALIFYLNGSMSLPVCLLMAVASFMLFGQLQSAGNTSSLLRLVDVSIDKTEEIDKTPVMDEWGKPQKPENFHILFEDVSFSYGDHKILEHVNLSIPEKTTTAIVGPSGGGKSTLCNLIARFWDVDEGKITIGGIDVKDYTLDSLLENISQVFQKVYLFADTIENNIKFGRPDASHKEVVLAAKRACCHDFIMSLPDGYNTVIGEGGATLSGGEKQRISIARAILKDAPIIILDEATSSVDPENESLLMGAIAELTKNKTVIMIAHRLKTVRNADQILVLADGHIVQQGTHEKLINQAGIYAGFIGCRKKAIGWKLK, encoded by the coding sequence ATGATAAGCACATTAAGAAAAATATATGGGTTCTCCGGTAAAATGCAGGGAACTATGAAAACAGCTATCTTGTTTTCGGTACTTCACTCCATCTTTGATATGATGGCTTTTGCAGCTCTTGCACTGGTTTTTTCCGGCATGATTAACGGGTTTGAAACGGCAGGGATCTGGCAGATATTTGGAATTGTATTTGCCGGTATGATCCTGAAAATCTTTTGCAGCTACATTACAGATTTTTATAAGGTGAAAATCAGCTATTTTATGTGCGGGGAAAAACGCATTCACATTGGCGGCCGTATCAAATATATGCCAATGGGTTATTTTAACGACCACAATCTTGGCAATCTCACTTCTGTCGTTACCACCACAATGGGCGATATTGAAAACAATGCCTCCATGGTCCTGACAAATATTTTAGGCGGGTATATTCACGGGGCGGTCATCACGGTCGTTATGCTCTGCATCGACTGGCGGATCGGACTGACAATTCTTTGCGGGATCATACTGTTTACCTGGTGTATCAGCAGTTTGCAGAGAAAGTCAGAAAAAATATTTCCGGAAAGGCAGGCCGCACAGGAAACCCTTGTTTCCAATGTTCTGGAGTATGTACAGGGAATGCTGATGGTGAAGTCTTTTAACCTGGGAAAGGACTCCAACAGCAGAATGAGGCAGGCCATTGAGGAAAGCAAAAACAAGAACTTAAAGCTGGAGCATTTGTTCGTTCCGTATACGGTTCTGCAGCAGGTCATTCTTTATGGAACCAGTGTTGCAGTCATGGGGGAGGCATTGATATTTTACTTAAACGGTTCTATGAGTTTACCGGTCTGCCTGTTAATGGCAGTTGCCTCGTTCATGCTTTTCGGACAGCTTCAATCCGCCGGAAATACTTCCTCTCTTCTTCGTCTGGTAGATGTTTCCATTGATAAGACGGAGGAAATAGACAAGACTCCCGTCATGGATGAATGGGGGAAACCACAGAAGCCTGAGAATTTTCACATACTCTTTGAAGACGTGTCCTTTTCTTATGGGGACCACAAGATCCTGGAACATGTAAACCTGTCCATTCCCGAAAAAACCACGACTGCTATTGTGGGTCCATCCGGCGGAGGAAAGAGTACTCTTTGTAATCTGATTGCCCGGTTCTGGGATGTGGATGAAGGAAAAATCACCATCGGCGGTATTGATGTCAAGGATTACACTTTGGACAGCCTGTTGGAAAATATCAGTCAGGTATTCCAAAAGGTCTATTTGTTTGCCGATACGATCGAAAATAACATTAAATTCGGCAGGCCGGACGCTTCTCATAAGGAAGTGGTGCTTGCCGCCAAAAGAGCCTGCTGCCATGATTTCATTATGAGCTTGCCGGATGGATACAATACCGTGATAGGGGAAGGCGGCGCAACCCTTTCAGGCGGTGAAAAGCAGAGGATCTCCATTGCCAGGGCCATTTTAAAGGATGCTCCCATCATCATTTTAGATGAGGCCACTTCCAGTGTTGATCCGGAAAATGAAAGCCTGCTGATGGGAGCCATTGCAGAACTGACGAAAAATAAGACTGTCATTATGATCGCACATCGTTTGAAAACTGTGAGAAATGCTGATCAGATTCTGGTTCTGGCTGACGGTCATATTGTACAGCAGGGCACACATGAAAAGCTGATAAACCAGGCTGGCATTTATGCCGGGTTCATTGGCTGCCGTAAAAAGGCCATTGGCTGGAAATTAAAATAG
- a CDS encoding nuclear transport factor 2 family protein, with translation MEVQRLITEYWKYIAEQNPEKLRTFFHEDAYVRWHCTNEHFNVSEFLRANCEYPGDWNGEVERIEQAGNMIITAVHVWSDEMSFHVVSFFKMEQEKIMAIDEYWGDDGKAPQWRLDKHIGSQIN, from the coding sequence ATGGAGGTGCAGAGACTGATCACTGAGTATTGGAAGTATATTGCTGAACAAAATCCTGAAAAATTAAGGACATTCTTTCATGAAGACGCTTATGTTCGATGGCACTGCACAAACGAACATTTCAATGTTTCAGAGTTTTTAAGAGCCAACTGCGAGTATCCGGGGGATTGGAATGGCGAAGTTGAGCGAATTGAACAGGCAGGAAACATGATTATTACAGCTGTTCATGTCTGGTCAGATGAAATGTCTTTTCATGTTGTTTCTTTTTTTAAAATGGAACAGGAGAAAATTATGGCAATAGATGAATACTGGGGAGATGATGGAAAAGCGCCGCAATGGAGATTAGATAAACATATAGGAAGCCAAATAAACTAA
- a CDS encoding helix-turn-helix domain-containing protein: MDQIKIGKFIASCRKEKNLTQAQLAEKLGITDRAISKWETGKSMPDTGLMPELCELLGISVNELLSGEKLNLMEDYRKNAESNLLALKEMEETKNRDLLKLEWVIGYMGTIPFLVLVFMAGFGNVSPVIRAILIGLAVVLFLPAIYFSVKLERDTGYYECQHCHERYVPTLKQVVFAPHMGRNRYMKCPKCGKKTYQIKVLTK, translated from the coding sequence ATGGATCAGATTAAAATCGGAAAATTTATTGCTTCTTGCCGAAAGGAGAAAAATCTGACACAGGCTCAACTTGCCGAGAAATTAGGAATTACAGACAGAGCGATATCAAAATGGGAGACTGGAAAAAGTATGCCGGATACCGGATTGATGCCAGAACTATGTGAGCTTCTTGGAATAAGTGTTAACGAGCTGCTCAGCGGGGAAAAGTTAAATCTTATGGAAGATTACAGAAAAAATGCAGAATCAAATTTACTGGCTCTCAAAGAAATGGAGGAGACCAAAAATAGAGATCTTTTGAAGCTGGAATGGGTTATTGGGTATATGGGAACAATACCGTTTTTGGTTTTGGTTTTCATGGCGGGTTTCGGCAACGTATCGCCCGTCATTCGTGCTATTTTAATTGGGTTGGCTGTTGTCCTCTTCCTACCAGCCATCTATTTTTCCGTAAAACTGGAGCGTGATACAGGATATTATGAATGTCAACATTGCCATGAGCGATATGTGCCCACTTTAAAGCAGGTTGTGTTTGCCCCACATATGGGAAGAAACCGCTATATGAAATGTCCGAAATGTGGGAAAAAAACATATCAAATAAAAGTGCTGACAAAATAA
- a CDS encoding HD domain-containing protein, with protein sequence MVEKAVAFATKSHEGTFRKGTKIPYIVHPLETAVIVALMVTDEEMICAALLHDVVEDSGVTEAELKEEFGPRVAELVMEETEDKTKCWKERKCATLYHLEQASRESKILVLADKLSNLRATARDYFLMGDDLWQRFNEKDKLEHAWYYKGVAARLTGLEEFPAYQEYIKLCEKVFG encoded by the coding sequence ATGGTCGAGAAAGCTGTTGCATTTGCAACCAAGTCCCATGAAGGGACCTTTCGGAAAGGGACGAAGATCCCTTATATCGTCCATCCCCTGGAGACAGCAGTTATCGTTGCTTTGATGGTTACGGATGAAGAGATGATCTGCGCGGCCCTTCTTCATGATGTGGTGGAGGATTCGGGCGTTACGGAAGCGGAGCTTAAGGAAGAATTCGGACCCCGGGTGGCTGAACTGGTTATGGAAGAAACGGAAGATAAAACAAAGTGCTGGAAGGAACGTAAATGCGCTACTCTTTATCACTTGGAACAGGCTTCCAGAGAAAGCAAGATCCTTGTTCTGGCGGACAAGCTGAGCAATTTGCGGGCAACGGCAAGAGATTATTTTTTAATGGGAGATGATCTTTGGCAGCGTTTTAACGAAAAAGACAAGTTGGAGCACGCCTGGTATTATAAGGGGGTTGCAGCACGTCTCACAGGTCTTGAGGAGTTTCCGGCTTATCAGGAATACATAAAATTGTGTGAAAAGGTTTTTGGATAG
- a CDS encoding methylglyoxal synthase, which produces MLTDDFITLTLEKKKSIALIAHDNEKRALIEWCLEHKAALEKHTLCGTGTTARMITDQTGLPVKGYNSGPLGGDQQVGAKIVEGRIDLVIFFSDPLTAQPHDPDVKALLRIAQVYDIPIANNRATADFIITSPLMDETYEHQIVNFHKNIADRAKTL; this is translated from the coding sequence ATGCTGACAGATGACTTTATCACACTTACTTTGGAGAAGAAAAAAAGCATCGCACTGATCGCTCATGACAACGAAAAGCGCGCGCTGATAGAATGGTGCCTGGAGCACAAGGCCGCTCTTGAAAAACATACCCTCTGCGGTACCGGAACAACAGCCCGCATGATCACGGATCAGACAGGCCTTCCGGTAAAAGGCTATAACAGCGGTCCTTTGGGAGGAGACCAGCAGGTCGGCGCAAAGATCGTGGAAGGAAGGATTGATCTGGTGATCTTCTTCTCCGACCCTCTTACCGCACAGCCTCATGATCCGGATGTGAAAGCGCTTTTACGTATTGCCCAGGTTTATGACATCCCCATCGCTAACAACAGGGCAACCGCTGATTTCATCATCACCTCACCCCTTATGGATGAGACTTATGAGCATCAGATCGTCAACTTCCACAAAAATATTGCGGACCGGGCGAAAACCCTGTAA
- a CDS encoding BTAD domain-containing putative transcriptional regulator, with protein MKNQETIIHVNMLGGFSVSMGDRTIVDQNNQAKKPWSLLEYLITFRGRDIPVEELIDLFWKDEGSNNPAGALKTLMFRVRKLLEPLEYPTQELVFQNRKAYGWTKDLITVCDTDRFEDLCIQSEAADLSGDARLTLCLEAFALYKGNFLPKSEWESWVVPIHTYYHTLYQKLIQKTLLLLEERKDYPTIIDVCQQAIAIDPYSEDAHYYLIYSLYQSGNQLMAMEHYHHVTDMFYNEFAITPSIRFKDLYKLISDKKHGITMDLSTIQEILSEGGMDSGAFCCEPSVFRDIYQLETRAIERTGDSIFLCLLTISNLKGELLKPAVQTRAMDELGESIRKSLRRGDIFSRYSVSQYLMLLPTATYENGEMVLKRIIQNFKREYSRKDLSITYSLQSIIPH; from the coding sequence ATGAAAAATCAAGAAACTATCATTCATGTTAATATGCTGGGGGGATTTTCTGTATCCATGGGGGACAGGACAATCGTAGACCAGAATAATCAGGCAAAAAAGCCCTGGAGCCTTTTGGAATATCTTATTACCTTTCGGGGCCGGGATATTCCGGTAGAAGAACTTATTGATCTGTTTTGGAAAGATGAAGGCAGCAATAATCCGGCAGGAGCCTTAAAAACCTTAATGTTCCGTGTCCGCAAGCTTTTGGAACCATTGGAATATCCCACACAGGAGCTGGTCTTCCAGAACCGCAAGGCTTACGGCTGGACAAAAGATCTTATAACAGTCTGTGATACCGACCGTTTTGAAGACCTGTGTATTCAATCGGAAGCCGCCGACCTTTCCGGGGATGCCCGTTTAACCCTGTGCCTTGAGGCCTTTGCCCTGTACAAGGGAAACTTTCTTCCAAAGTCTGAGTGGGAATCCTGGGTCGTGCCCATTCATACCTATTATCACACTCTCTATCAAAAACTGATCCAAAAAACTTTGCTCCTTCTGGAGGAAAGAAAAGATTATCCTACCATCATCGATGTATGTCAGCAGGCTATTGCCATTGACCCCTACAGCGAGGATGCTCATTATTACCTGATCTACTCCCTGTACCAGAGCGGAAACCAGCTCATGGCTATGGAGCATTATCATCATGTGACCGACATGTTCTACAATGAATTTGCCATCACACCTTCTATCCGCTTTAAAGATTTATACAAGCTTATCAGCGACAAAAAGCATGGGATCACCATGGATTTAAGCACCATACAGGAGATCCTTTCAGAAGGCGGCATGGACAGCGGCGCTTTTTGCTGCGAACCTTCCGTATTTCGGGATATCTACCAGCTGGAGACAAGGGCCATCGAACGTACTGGTGATTCCATCTTCTTATGCCTTCTGACCATCAGCAACTTAAAGGGAGAGCTTTTAAAGCCTGCGGTCCAGACACGGGCAATGGATGAGCTTGGGGAATCCATCCGCAAATCCCTTCGCAGGGGGGATATTTTCAGCCGGTACAGCGTAAGCCAATACCTCATGCTCTTACCCACGGCGACCTATGAAAACGGGGAAATGGTTTTAAAGCGCATTATTCAGAACTTTAAGCGGGAATATTCAAGAAAAGACCTTTCCATTACGTATTCACTGCAGAGTATCATTCCACACTGA
- the srtB gene encoding class B sortase, with amino-acid sequence MKNKKSAFGVLILAFIFLAVGLGMLYSDFQKRNHAKQQYESLAELARETKAPETEASAPEAETSAAYVPPIDFEELKKINPDIVGWIKIEGTAIDYPIVHTDNNETYLNTDFEGKKSVAGTIYLDFESEPDFSGRHNIIYGHHMKNGTMFKDIIKYKDEAFFKEHQDIFIYTPEREYHLRPVTALYTDASAIRRKTAFETEESFQAYVEEMTKEGLFLQKPEEPVKQLWSFVTCSYEFNDARTILYACEVP; translated from the coding sequence ATGAAAAATAAAAAATCGGCTTTTGGCGTTCTCATTTTGGCCTTTATTTTTCTGGCTGTGGGCCTTGGAATGCTCTATTCTGATTTTCAAAAGAGAAATCATGCCAAGCAGCAGTATGAGAGTCTTGCAGAGCTTGCAAGGGAGACCAAGGCTCCTGAGACAGAGGCCAGCGCCCCGGAAGCAGAAACAAGCGCTGCTTATGTTCCTCCCATTGATTTTGAGGAGCTGAAAAAGATCAATCCGGATATTGTGGGCTGGATCAAAATTGAGGGCACGGCAATTGACTACCCCATTGTGCATACGGATAACAATGAAACTTATTTAAATACGGACTTTGAAGGCAAGAAAAGCGTGGCAGGAACCATTTACCTGGATTTTGAAAGTGAACCTGATTTTTCCGGCAGGCATAACATAATATACGGGCATCACATGAAAAACGGGACCATGTTTAAGGATATCATAAAATATAAAGATGAGGCTTTTTTTAAGGAACATCAGGATATTTTTATTTATACGCCTGAGAGAGAATACCATTTACGGCCTGTCACCGCTCTTTATACGGATGCCTCTGCCATTCGCCGGAAAACCGCATTTGAAACAGAGGAGAGCTTTCAGGCATATGTGGAGGAAATGACAAAGGAAGGCCTGTTTTTACAAAAGCCGGAAGAGCCGGTGAAACAGCTATGGTCATTTGTGACCTGCAGCTATGAGTTCAATGATGCAAGAACCATTCTATACGCCTGTGAAGTGCCTTAA